The Gossypium hirsutum isolate 1008001.06 chromosome A13, Gossypium_hirsutum_v2.1, whole genome shotgun sequence nucleotide sequence ATTATGAAGTGCTTCACATCGATCTCATATTCAGTATTTATTAATAGGAGAAATGGCCGTACATTTAAACTGGCGAGAGGGATTAGACAAGGTGACCCTCTTAGTTCCttcttgtttttaatttttagtgagGGTCTTTCGATGCTTACGAGATGGCTTTGAGGAAAGGGTCAATTAAGGGAGCAAAGGCAAGTAGAAGGGGTTCATCGGTTTCTCATTTATTGTTTGCCTATGATAATATATTGTTTGGAGAAGCTAGTGAAAGGGGTGCACAAGCTTTGAAATCAATTCTAAGGAAATATGAAAGATGCTCAAGATAATGCATCAATTACGACAAATTAACGATTTTTTATAGTAGTATCACTTCGAAAGAGTCTAGGCGAATCATTTCTAAATTCTTGGGGTGAGGAATTCAAATAATATGGAATGATATCTTGGTTTGCCGAGTGTGCTGGGGAAAAAAAAACTTCTTTTCAGTCCTTAAAAGATCGCATGAGGCAACAGATTGAGAATTGGAGTGTGAGATTCCTTTCTCAAGGAGGTAAGGAAGTGTTTATTAAAGCTGATTTAGAAGCTATACCTACTTACACTATGACCTGTTTTTTGCTTCCAAAGTTTTTTTGTGTGGAATTGGACAACATTATGGCTCGTTTTTGGTGGCAAAAAGGACATGGGCAAAAAAGGATTCATTGGTGCAGTTGGGAACGACTTTGCGATATTAAGAAGAATGAGGGTATGGGATTATGTAGTTTATCTAAATTTAATGTTGCGTTATTAGCTAAATAAGGTTGGTGTATTCTTAATTATCTAGATTTAATATTAACAAAAGTTCTAAAGGCTAAGTACTTTCCAAATACAAATTTTCTTTATTCTGAGTTAAGACGACTACCTTCGTATATCTAGAAGAGTGTATGGGAAGCTAAAGGATTGCTGAAGGATGGGATTTGTTGGCGGGTGAGAACGGGtcaaaatttttcatttgttGCTGATATGTGGCTCCCTGGATCTGTAAGTTATAAGGTAGAGTCAATCAGGAACAACAGTGAACTCAGTAAAGTGGTAAATCTAATTGATAAACAAAAGAGAAGAGGGAAGGTTGACTTATTTTATTCTACCTTCTCTAAAGAAGAGGCAGATAGAATTGTGCGAATTCCCTTAGCAATGGAACCGCATGCGGACTTTATGGACTTTATGGTATGGAAAGGGGAGGCTTCTAGAGAATTCTCTATACGAAGTGCTTATAAACTATTACATGTCATTTTCCTAATTATTTACAGATTGAgactaaaatattttacaaaaaattgtAGAATATTCACATtctaaggaaaaataaaatcctaatttGGAAAATTTATTGGAATTTTATTCCCCACTTTGTGAATAGTATGTCCCAGATGTGGGGCAACTgctaaaaacattaataatatcTTCAGAGATTGCCTTGTGACGTGAGAAATTTGGATTAGTTTGAATCTGGAATGGGTATTAACAGAGATAAATTTGTCACACTGGAGTGACTTACCTGGGTGTTCAAGAATAATTCCAGTATACAATGTCAAGTGTTTTGCTGCTTTTTGTGGGCAATCTGGACGGAAAAAAACAAAGGATTACGTGAAGGAAAGAAAAGTATGGGCCCAAAAGTTGTTCATGGATAAATAGATATATTAAGGAACTAGAGGGGTGTGAGGTTCGAGATCTTACCATGAGGCATGAGTGTATGAGTTGGTGCCCACCAGCTGGTTCCATTGTCAAACTTAATTTCGATTCTACTTTTGATGAATCTCGGGCAAAATTAGTCTCAAGGTTGGTGGCTAGAAATGTTTCGGGGGAGATCCTCGCCTTCAAAATAGTGGTTCACCGGAAGTGGCCTTTTCGTTTGCGGCAGATGCCATTGTGTGCCTCCAAGTAGTGTTCATGGGAAAACAGATGGGGTCCACATCAGTTGTTATCGAAGGAGACTCAGTATcagtaataaaaaaagaaaatcaaataagaTTGATAAATCAATGATTGTGGGTATAATACGAAACGTTCAGTAGAAAAAGTAATATTTTCACCAAATAGCCTTTCAACATACATACAAATCTGCAAATCTAGTGGCTCACAATTTAGTTAGAGTGGCGATGAGAGAAGAATCGCGAGCATACCTGATCAGAAGGGTCCCTGAGCAAGGACCATCGGAGATGGATCTGCAGAGAAGGAAAGAACCTAACTGGGTGATGTTCAATAGGTGGCCCGTGAGTGGGAAGAGAAAAGGAAATTGGGATAGTTGATGGGTTTTGGAAGCCACTTTTCTGAGGTCTGGAATTGGTGCATCTATTGCGCATATGCTGATTGGATTCTAGCTGTGATCAAATTGagagtttgttttaattttctgtttaattttttaaatcgtttttattttttttaggtgtACACTTAACCTTTCTTTTTACAAACTGTtggcttttgttttgtttatgatgGGCTTGCTGATTTTGTTAGCCTAGTTGTATTTGCTTTCTTTATTTTAATACAGCAGTctgatttatcaaaaaaaaaactataatttgtatatatttatttggtATTTGTTCGTAACATCTTATTATTTGGATTCGGCGACCTGACCAAATAAGAGGTGTTACATGTTTTAGAGTGATCAAAACAATGAAGATGGAAGAGTGGAACATACAATTTAATATATACATCTTTTAAACACAGTACAAAATAACATTTCGTAATATTATACTATTACTTATAAAATAATGTACTTTTAAATATGATTACATATatgatttattactttttttaattcaaaaaataaacaagTATATCCACCGTGACAAATAAaactaatacaaaaaaaaaccataTCTTCGTAAGTTCAAatgtgtgtttatttttttaattcgtgCTTTTATTACACTTGGTTGGAGGCTCGGGCTCTTAATTGGATTAGAGTAGGGAAATGGGGAAAGCTTTACTCCCAACCATTCTTAGACTTGCATGGAGAAGTTATATTTACATGATCTGGCAAGAAAGAAACGGAAGGTTACATGGTAGCTCTTCAAAGGAAATACAGGTACTGTTTTGTATGAAAAATACGTCTGATTAGAGATCCATTTGTTGTACCACATACTGTTGTTATTAACTCTCATCATCAAATATGTAGGAACTGGGGATTAATAGTGTAAATTGTCTTTGTTGCTTGTTTGAGCTGTAGCAAATGTCGCCGTTTGTTACAGCCGTAGCAAACATTAACTTTTTCTTTGGATAATAAcattatacaaaaaataaaaaatactaaaagtaAATTCTAACATCGGAGTCTCCCTTGGAAGCAACTTTATAAGCAACTAAATATACAATTGGTTAGAGCCGTAGCAAACATTAGCTTTTTCTTTGGATAATAACATTatacaagaaataaaaaatactaaaagtaAATTCTAACGTTGGAGTCTCGCTTGGAAGCAACTAAATATACAATTGGTTAGAGCTGTAGCAAACATTAGCTTTTTTTGGATAAtaacattatacaaaaataaaaaatactaaaagtaAATTCTAACATCGAAGTCTCGCTTGGAAGCAACTTTATAAGCAACTAAATATACAATTGTCATCACACAAGGATTCAGATATAAAGCCCATAAATTTCCAAAAAGAGAAggtgttcaaaaattaaacttagTCAACCagaaaatttatttacttttatcatTGCATAGACATGGTTAACATTTAACAATATAAGCCCATATCTTTACACTCCCCCAAACTATCATATTCATAAATCCCATATTTTTTTCAATACCCCTTACCTAATTAGTGTCTGCTCGTGttacatcaaaataaacaagGCAGCATACCGTCTAGACCATTGATTAATATACTAATTGAAGATCCAAACTACCACATACCCTATAGGGAATGAAGGTAAAATTTTTACACAGATGAAAAGGATGAGCGGTAGAGCAATTATGACCTCTTACTAATCTCAATTTTCATGAGATAAAATTGGAAAATCCATGGAGAAAAGGTGAATACCTGAAGAATCTTCCAGGCAGGCACCCACATGCAAATTTTGCCCCCTAGCAAAATCAATCAAAGCTTGTAGTACCATCATTAGAGGGATtgaaaatttctaaacatgacTACTACTGGATTAAGGCCTTGAGCTCAAATTGATAATATCCTAACTCTAATCGATCTTTCCTAGCTGCCACTACTGATCCCAGCAACAATTAATTCAATACTGAATGCCTGGATGTGCGTTACATCCTATCTTGTATATCCTACCTTACATTCTAACTATAAGATTCAAATGTATCGCAGAAATCTTTCTCATTGCATTGGAGCCATGTTTGAGGTCGAAAACGGCACTAATACTTGAAGTAGTGATGTTTTGGCCCTGGTGCAGTCAGAATGAATTCAACAAACATTAACCGAACAAGGGGCTAAATCCCCTCCCTCGATGATCTTTTAAGTCCATTCCCCTAATTGCTAGTGAAGATTTTCTACAAGCATTCTTGAGAAACAAATTAATCCTTGCTTGGTTTTGTTTACTGCAAAAGGGGGGGGGGGAGAGGAGAACTTAAGGCTAAAAAAATATTGTATGAACTTGTAGGGTACTTAAAGCCAATGAAACACTTCAGGAATCCAACAAAGTAAACCCACATGAGGGCTGAAACATAGGTAAGCTAGTTCAAACAAAAATATCCATCTTGTGCATAGAGACCCACCTCAAAGATACATGTTacaaggaagaaaagaaaagaaatttacaagtttagtaagaaaaagaaatgattgatatatatattacgaTTATGCCATTCACCCATTCAATCACAGTGGAATCCACTAGGATAGACAATATTGATATAATGTACAGAAGGATTTGAATGGAAATGGAGAGTGTATCATTAATAAAATGTAAACAGAAAAGGAAAGTCCCTGCAAGTATCACCAGGATAACTGCAACTTGTTTCTGGAATTCTCCTCTTAACTACAGTCAGTATGTCAGCCTGCAATGAGATTGATATATAATGAGAAATCGACATATCATGAGAACGGATAAATTTATAGCCAAAACAACACAATGGATAGTATGACAGACaattagaaagaaaataaaaacattttagtTTTACTGCATTAGGAATTTATACAGATCATAGATACTGCCTTTGTTACTTGGACTCGGGTACGAGTGTCGGAAGtatgtttaatttctttttccaaGATTTTCATTTATTTGGAGAGTGTTTGAATATGCATTGCACAGGGGTGTTGACAtgggtacttcaagaaaaatgatgaGCGGAAATGAAATAGATGGTTCTATTAAGGGCAAGCAACTCATGCTATATGCACAGGGAATAATCTGTTCTAGTTGAGAAAATCAGTGAGTGTTGATTTATAAAAGGTAACTGACCTTAAACTTGAAAGGTTGTTTTGAGTTAATTCTCCTCTCTTGTTACCATAGTTAGTATAATCTCTCATCTGCTAGCCTTGGACTAGAAGAAACTGTTGCAAAGATTTTGCAATGTAAACTCTGTAAAAGTACATTAAATGCACAACAAAAGACCAACTGATTTAGAATTCCTGAGGTACCAGAGCCAGTTACCATAGATGAGTAGAGAGTTAAAATCAGAATTTCACTCGAAATCCTCACTTTCAGACTTCCTTCATCACTCCAAAGGCTATGGTAAATTGTAGTCACAGGTATCATTCCAAAACCTTGGAGTAGTGTTAGAGAGCTACAATACTAGATAGCTTGAAGTGGACAGGATACCAATCTGCTATTCTAGTATTAGGAAGGAAGCTTTCGAAGCTTATCACTACTTCTCATATTTCTTTGCGAATTCTTTGAGTAGTAACCTTTGACGAAATGCCAAATATTTATCTAAACTAGTTCCAGCCCACTGCTGGCAAAAGCATTCATCAGAAGGGACCAATGAACCGAGTGGAAATGGCCCCTTTGGAGCTTTCTTTAGGGAAACCAAGAACCGATGGCGGGGTCGAATTCTCTGATCTAGTGACAGGCTCAAGTACATAGGATATTTTGTCAAAGAATGCACCTCATTATTCAGTTCATTGATCAAGTACAGGTACTTAGGCTTTAGATTGTCCTCCAGAGACAGAGATAACACCTAGAAACAAAACCAAAATGTAAGAGAGGAAACAATTTTCTGTGTTTTCATGCAGTTGCAAGGAAACTAACCTGTGTAAGACTAGTCAAGACTTTCAAGATATCAGAATTACGCATCCCAATGCTCCTTAGGAAATTTATTCTGGGTAGTAATCCGTCATCAATGCTGTAATGAAGAAGCTGGGGATGTTTCTTTACCATCTTCACAATACTATCTCTGGGTGCTCCTAACTCCTTTGAGAGAAACATATAGCGAGTATTCCACGATATGTCAATCCGTTGAACAAGAATCTGAGGGCTTAGCTGCACAACTTTACCTAAATCATGTTCATTAATACCAACCTCCTCAATCAAGTATCTCACTGttggttttaatgaattttcaacaCTGTATGAAAACAGAGAAGGTGCACACGCAATTATCTGCCCTATTCTAGAACTTGGAATCCCCAGGCTCATTAGGAAAGCTACATGAGACTTCAAGTTGTTCTCCACTGTGTATTCTAGAATTTGTGGTTGTCTCAAAAGTATTCTTCTAACATCTCTTTGTTTCACACCAACACTCAACA carries:
- the LOC107894379 gene encoding transcription termination factor MTERF9, chloroplastic encodes the protein MAALSVHNFNHLVLILSSPSSSSFWNLSFAFNNEVRFKKGKFLVFLSTHSNPKILKSNKKSRFGQRITRYDTDQEEEEDEDEEFDDNDDGMAGDDWLMNDDFAQPHEYVVNGKKIKSRKGSGREGNRRLQEQRKGSKALKSRQGLIISEDQMDVRHGNDGLKRKSVGNSYRSSTKTKEAGSFDVDGGRMLVSKTSRENRYQRLSDEIDLDEKWFPLLDYLSTFGLKDTHFIQMYERHMPSLQINVCSAQERLDYLLSVGVKQRDVRRILLRQPQILEYTVENNLKSHVAFLMSLGIPSSRIGQIIACAPSLFSYSVENSLKPTVRYLIEEVGINEHDLGKVVQLSPQILVQRIDISWNTRYMFLSKELGAPRDSIVKMVKKHPQLLHYSIDDGLLPRINFLRSIGMRNSDILKVLTSLTQVLSLSLEDNLKPKYLYLINELNNEVHSLTKYPMYLSLSLDQRIRPRHRFLVSLKKAPKGPFPLGSLVPSDECFCQQWAGTSLDKYLAFRQRLLLKEFAKKYEK